In Astyanax mexicanus isolate ESR-SI-001 chromosome 25, AstMex3_surface, whole genome shotgun sequence, a genomic segment contains:
- the LOC103027206 gene encoding uncharacterized protein LOC103027206 — MRPLLPLFVSTIGLILSIAAVPGTCQNTTNATRSTPFMMSTIPARISQNTSEEAPKTTFSETVHIATKDTKTSASAQTQATKTTKTFTTTNRRQTKSQNLKPSGSSGSVVAVLFFILLLLILLVILYRWYKNNPERRSCRGLRDSVVETAQCAWAAAMACLQHPQKQPGQAEDEDEEEDEEDNEEAVVVEMEIQESDGGQKTERNGKEEEDGARKNEDDASSDSETSSEDYSFVEGGNVADDENQNDEDEASGRSNKEETEEMTSVKLDDEEEAEKAEPEESDDLTPL, encoded by the coding sequence ATGAGACCTCTGCTGCCCCTGTTTGTGAGCACCATAGGCTTGATCCTTTCCATTGCTGCTGTTCCTGGGACTTGCCAAAACACAACAAATGCAACTAGAAGTACACCCTTTATGATGTCCACCATTCCTGCTCGAATCAGCCAAAACACAAGTGAAGAGGCACCTAAAACCACCTTCTCTGAAACTGTACACATAGCGACGAAAGACACAAAAACGTCAGCGAGTGCTCAAACTCAAGCTACCAAGACAACTAAAACCTTCACGACCACAAACCGGCGTCAGACCAAATCACAAAACTTAAAACCGTCAGGCTCCTCAGGCTCAGTGGTGGCAGTGTTGTTCTTCATCCTGCTGCTCCTCATCCTCTTGGTCATCTTGTACAGATGGTACAAGAATAATCCCGAGCGTCGCTCCTGCCGTGGGCTGCGGGACAGCGTAGTGGAGACGGCGCAGTGCGCTTGGGCCGCAGCGATGGCATGTCTTCAGCATCCTCAGAAACAACCTGGGCAAGCAGAGGACGAAGACGAAGAGGAAGACGAAGAGGACAACGAGGAGGCGGTGGTGGTGGAGATGGAGATACAGGAGAGTGATGGAGGGCAGAAGACGGAAAGAAAtggcaaagaagaagaagacgggGCGAGAAAAAACGAGGACGATGCAAGTTCTGATTCGGAAACCTCCTCCGAAGACTACTCGTTCGTAGAGGGTGGCAACGTGGCAGATGACGAGAATCAAAATGATGAAGATGAGGCGTCCGGGAGGAGCAACAAGGAGGAGACAGAGGAAATGACGTCGGTCAAGTTAGACGACGAGGAGGAAGCGGAGAAAGCAGAGCCGGAGGAATCGGATGATCTTACGCCACTGTAA